One genomic region from Arthrobacter sp. YN encodes:
- a CDS encoding L-aspartate oxidase, whose protein sequence is MAAEAGAEVVLLTKGALADSNTYYAQGGISAVLDEAAPGDTVAAHIADTLTAGAGHCNEEAVRVLCTEARLDIAGLGRFGVEFDLDDDGDPALGLEAAHSAPRILHAGGDATGAGVAAALIRTVLDYQAAGKIQVIGHAHVTSLSLGGQQGGRVVGANFLHDGRHLGVHGDSVLLATGGAGQLFAQTTNPSVATADGLALAWRVGAAVADLEFFQFHPTCMVLPAEAQEVEGNNDPLLISEAVRGEGAVLVDAQGHRFMPGYHPDAELAPRDVVSRSIALHLAKLGDPNGHVFLDATVIEEQRGSGFLAKRFPTLSTRTRQAGVDWTRELVPVAPAAHYWMGGVVTDLYGRTSVPGLLAAGEVACTGVQGANRLASNSLLEGLVFGRRAVDAFLSGESPDGTAGPLAPALAPRTGDRLASSAAGSGAHAATALSGPPAPLELLEGHPLAHPASSSGFSRQALRRLMTAKAGVLRDGQLLAEAAEVLGSWEGEVLPLNVPDSFDVREHEDSNLLLAAQLLVHAARERRESLGRITAATA, encoded by the coding sequence TTGGCCGCGGAAGCCGGGGCGGAAGTGGTGTTGCTGACCAAGGGAGCCCTTGCAGACAGCAACACCTACTACGCCCAAGGTGGCATCTCGGCCGTTCTGGACGAGGCTGCTCCCGGAGACACTGTTGCGGCCCACATAGCCGACACCCTCACAGCCGGTGCAGGACACTGCAACGAAGAGGCGGTGCGGGTGTTGTGCACCGAGGCGCGGCTGGACATCGCCGGGCTGGGGCGGTTCGGCGTCGAGTTCGACCTTGACGACGACGGCGACCCCGCCTTGGGTCTTGAAGCCGCGCACTCCGCTCCGCGGATTCTGCACGCCGGCGGCGACGCCACCGGCGCCGGGGTGGCGGCCGCGCTGATCCGCACTGTCCTGGACTATCAAGCAGCCGGCAAAATCCAGGTCATCGGGCACGCCCACGTCACGTCGCTCTCGCTGGGCGGACAGCAGGGTGGCCGTGTGGTGGGAGCCAATTTCCTCCACGACGGGCGCCACCTCGGCGTCCACGGCGACTCCGTGCTGTTGGCCACCGGGGGCGCCGGACAGCTTTTCGCCCAAACCACCAACCCCTCCGTCGCCACGGCGGATGGCCTGGCGCTCGCATGGCGCGTCGGCGCGGCCGTCGCCGACCTTGAGTTCTTCCAGTTCCACCCCACCTGCATGGTGCTTCCGGCCGAAGCCCAGGAGGTGGAAGGCAACAACGACCCCCTGCTGATCTCCGAGGCCGTCCGCGGGGAAGGTGCCGTCCTCGTGGATGCCCAGGGGCACCGGTTCATGCCCGGCTACCACCCGGATGCCGAACTTGCACCCCGGGACGTCGTCTCCCGCAGCATCGCCCTGCACTTGGCGAAACTCGGCGACCCCAACGGCCACGTTTTCCTCGACGCCACCGTGATTGAAGAGCAGAGGGGCAGCGGTTTCCTGGCCAAGCGGTTCCCGACCCTCAGCACGAGGACCCGCCAAGCAGGCGTCGACTGGACCCGGGAACTGGTCCCTGTGGCGCCGGCGGCCCACTACTGGATGGGTGGGGTGGTGACTGACCTCTACGGCCGCACCTCTGTTCCTGGTTTGCTCGCTGCCGGTGAAGTCGCTTGTACCGGTGTGCAGGGGGCCAATCGCTTGGCCAGTAACTCCCTGCTTGAGGGACTGGTGTTTGGGCGGCGGGCTGTTGACGCTTTTCTCTCTGGTGAGTCGCCTGACGGCACCGCAGGCCCCTTGGCGCCTGCGCTCGCGCCTCGAACCGGCGATCGCCTCGCAAGCTCGGCGGCCGGTTCGGGCGCTCACGCGGCAACGGCGCTGTCGGGGCCTCCGGCGCCGCTGGAATTGTTGGAGGGGCATCCGCTCGCCCACCCTGCCTCCTCCAGTGGGTTCTCACGGCAGGCACTTCGCCGCCTCATGACAGCCAAGGCCGGCGTGTTGCGTGATGGTCAGTTGTTGGCTGAGGCCGCAGAAGTTCTTGGGTCTTGGGAGGGTGAGGTTCTGCCCTTGAATGTTCCTGATTCCTTTGATGTCCGGGAACATGAGGACTCCAATCTTCTGTTGGCTGCGCAGTTACTGGTGCATGCGGCCCGGGAACGGCGGGAGTCCTTGGGGCGCATTACCGCAGCGACAGCGTGA
- a CDS encoding fumarylacetoacetate hydrolase family protein, translating to MTSRLPRRIARVRPAQAPTVAGQTLARQSPDEHFFVANDAQDFTSVEGTRWTVVESPFPASRANANSPAREGWELGAVVGQDAFAFLAPSVPVNVLGMAHNTGQPGRDLPPQAFHKAASSVIGPGEAIQLDSTVGYVDPEAELTVVVGRPARGLTLETARSAVLGYTIGNDVSARDLQKTDELWISAKSQDTFTPAGPWMVTDLDDSNLEIGIVHNGNELKTASSADLGWKVDEILVYLSSFMTLQPGDLVLTGFPAECARIQPGDTVACRVEGIGELRNPVTSASWEDQPA from the coding sequence ATGACTTCACGCCTCCCCCGTCGCATCGCCCGCGTCCGGCCTGCCCAGGCTCCAACCGTCGCCGGCCAAACGTTGGCCCGCCAGTCTCCTGACGAGCACTTCTTTGTGGCCAACGACGCCCAGGATTTCACTTCCGTGGAAGGCACCCGGTGGACCGTGGTGGAGTCCCCTTTCCCGGCGTCGAGGGCCAATGCCAACAGCCCTGCCAGGGAAGGATGGGAGCTGGGCGCCGTGGTGGGCCAGGATGCTTTTGCTTTCCTTGCACCTTCAGTACCTGTGAACGTCTTGGGAATGGCACACAACACCGGGCAGCCGGGCCGTGACCTGCCTCCCCAGGCTTTCCACAAGGCGGCTTCGAGCGTGATCGGCCCTGGTGAGGCCATCCAGCTGGACTCCACCGTGGGCTACGTTGACCCGGAAGCGGAACTGACGGTCGTCGTCGGGCGCCCTGCGCGAGGCTTGACGCTGGAAACGGCTCGGTCAGCGGTTCTCGGCTACACCATCGGCAACGACGTATCGGCAAGGGACCTGCAAAAGACCGACGAACTCTGGATCAGCGCCAAGAGCCAGGACACGTTTACTCCGGCGGGTCCTTGGATGGTCACCGATCTTGACGATTCGAACCTGGAGATCGGGATCGTGCACAACGGCAACGAACTCAAGACCGCCAGTTCTGCTGACCTGGGCTGGAAGGTGGACGAGATCCTGGTCTACCTGAGCTCGTTCATGACGCTCCAGCCCGGCGATCTGGTGCTGACAGGGTTCCCCGCAGAGTGCGCCCGCATCCAACCCGGTGACACCGTGGCATGCCGGGTTGAAGGAATCGGCGAGCTCCGGAACCCCGTCACCAGCGCATCCTGGGAGGATCAGCCCGCTTAA
- a CDS encoding cysteine desulfurase family protein: MIFLDAAATTPVRREALEAMWPYLSGEFGNPSSHHTLGEAAAAALAGARAGVAKILNCRAGEVTFTSGGSEADNLAVKGIALARRSADPTLNRVVISAIEHPAVEESARYLERMHGFIVDVLPVDSEGLVSVEGLAAVLRPETALVSIMYANNEIGTVQPISALAAVAREHGVPFHTDAVQAAGWLPLDVKALGVDALSMSGHKLGAPKGSGVLFTKGRLRVEPLVHGGGQERGKRSGTENVAGAVALSTALSLASAEQPEQAARVSGLRDHFIERILAGVAGAVVTGHRLQRLPSVASFCFPGTSGESVLLELERLGVVCSSGSACAAGSDAPSPVLVALGIAPETAQTAVRFSFTSTVTDTELEQAADAVETAVGRVRNLASPQAG, translated from the coding sequence ATGATCTTCCTCGACGCCGCAGCCACCACCCCCGTACGCCGGGAGGCACTTGAGGCCATGTGGCCGTACTTGAGCGGTGAGTTCGGCAACCCCTCCAGCCACCACACCCTGGGTGAAGCGGCAGCAGCAGCGCTCGCCGGGGCGCGTGCCGGCGTCGCGAAGATCCTCAACTGCCGTGCCGGTGAGGTGACCTTCACTTCCGGAGGCTCTGAAGCAGACAACCTGGCCGTGAAAGGTATCGCGCTGGCCCGGCGGTCGGCTGATCCGACACTGAACAGGGTGGTCATCAGCGCGATCGAACATCCCGCCGTGGAGGAATCGGCGAGGTACTTGGAGCGGATGCACGGGTTCATCGTGGATGTGCTGCCGGTGGACAGTGAGGGCCTGGTCTCCGTTGAGGGACTGGCTGCCGTGTTGCGGCCGGAAACAGCGTTGGTCAGCATCATGTACGCGAACAACGAGATCGGAACGGTCCAGCCAATATCAGCCCTGGCAGCAGTGGCGCGGGAACACGGTGTCCCCTTCCACACCGATGCCGTCCAGGCTGCCGGGTGGTTGCCCTTGGACGTCAAAGCGCTCGGGGTGGACGCACTGAGCATGTCCGGACACAAACTTGGTGCCCCCAAGGGATCAGGTGTGCTCTTCACCAAAGGGCGGCTCCGGGTGGAGCCCTTGGTTCATGGTGGGGGCCAGGAGCGGGGTAAACGCTCGGGAACGGAGAACGTGGCCGGCGCGGTGGCGCTGTCCACTGCGTTGTCGTTGGCCAGCGCTGAGCAACCGGAACAGGCCGCTCGAGTCTCGGGATTGAGGGATCATTTCATTGAACGGATCCTGGCCGGTGTCGCGGGCGCTGTGGTCACCGGCCACCGGCTGCAGCGTCTGCCGTCGGTGGCGTCTTTCTGTTTCCCGGGCACCAGCGGAGAGTCAGTGTTGCTGGAGCTTGAGCGGCTTGGCGTGGTGTGTTCCAGCGGCTCGGCCTGCGCTGCAGGATCCGATGCTCCGTCACCCGTTTTGGTGGCCCTGGGCATCGCGCCTGAAACGGCCCAGACGGCCGTACGCTTCAGCTTCACCTCAACTGTCACCGACACCGAACTGGAGCAGGCCGCCGACGCCGTGGAAACCGCCGTCGGACGCGTCCGGAACCTGGCATCCCCGCAAGCGGGATAG
- the nadC gene encoding carboxylating nicotinate-nucleotide diphosphorylase, producing the protein MTNLTLPAAPVREILERAFAEDAPSGDITSQLLIPADARATAVLNARVPGVFSGGTVFRDAMKLVDPDTEVELLLADGEPFDAGTHLARVSGSARSVLLAERVGLNLVQRMSAIATKTAEFVRLVEGTRARITDTRKTTPGLRVLERYAVRCGGGANHRYSLSDAVLAKDNHLAVMTGGDSTKLTELLVAAKARLGHTTHFEVEVDRAEQIEPVLAAGVDTIMLDNFSIEELRAGVKQVDGRAMVEASGNVNVSTVTEIAAAGVDVISIGGLTHSVSALDLGLDVVLETA; encoded by the coding sequence ATGACTAACCTGACCCTCCCCGCAGCCCCTGTCCGGGAGATCCTGGAACGGGCATTCGCGGAGGACGCGCCCAGCGGGGACATCACCTCCCAGTTGCTGATCCCCGCCGACGCCCGGGCAACCGCCGTGCTGAACGCACGGGTACCCGGCGTGTTCAGCGGAGGCACCGTGTTCCGCGATGCCATGAAGCTGGTGGACCCGGACACCGAGGTGGAACTGCTGCTCGCCGATGGTGAACCGTTCGACGCCGGCACGCACCTTGCGCGGGTCAGCGGCAGCGCCCGCTCCGTGCTGCTCGCTGAACGCGTTGGGCTCAACCTGGTGCAGCGGATGAGTGCCATAGCCACGAAGACCGCCGAATTCGTCCGGCTCGTGGAAGGTACCCGCGCCAGGATCACGGACACCCGTAAGACCACGCCGGGCTTGCGGGTGCTGGAACGCTACGCCGTGCGCTGCGGTGGGGGAGCGAACCACCGCTACAGCCTCTCCGATGCCGTGCTGGCCAAGGACAACCACCTGGCCGTCATGACCGGCGGCGACTCCACCAAGCTGACCGAGCTGCTGGTTGCTGCCAAAGCCCGGCTGGGCCACACCACGCACTTCGAAGTTGAAGTGGACCGCGCAGAGCAGATCGAACCCGTGCTGGCGGCCGGCGTGGACACCATCATGCTGGATAATTTCTCCATCGAGGAACTCCGGGCCGGGGTCAAGCAGGTGGACGGCAGGGCCATGGTGGAAGCCAGCGGCAACGTCAACGTCTCCACGGTCACGGAAATTGCCGCTGCCGGGGTGGACGTGATCTCCATTGGGGGCCTGACCCACAGCGTGAGCGCGCTCGATCTCGGTCTCGACGTTGTTCTAGAGACAGCCTGA
- a CDS encoding GtrA family protein: protein METAADATGLRPSPPQKPPRTRHRGVLKYPVVRQLARFTGVGVVCTASSLAIYALLRPWIDPQLANAVALIVTSLMNTALNRRLTFKITGKHQRTRDHLSGVIVIAIALVITGGSLGVLHLIRPEATVTEELWTTTLSGFVATAVRFTLLRHWIFRRARHM from the coding sequence ATGGAGACAGCTGCGGACGCCACTGGGCTACGCCCGTCTCCCCCACAGAAACCACCCCGCACACGGCACCGCGGAGTCCTCAAATACCCCGTCGTGCGGCAACTGGCCCGCTTCACCGGAGTCGGAGTGGTGTGCACGGCAAGCTCCCTGGCCATTTACGCGTTGTTGCGTCCGTGGATTGACCCTCAACTGGCCAACGCCGTGGCACTGATTGTGACGTCCCTGATGAATACTGCGTTGAACCGACGGCTCACGTTCAAGATCACGGGCAAACATCAACGCACCCGGGACCACCTCAGTGGCGTCATAGTGATCGCCATTGCCTTGGTCATCACGGGCGGCAGCCTGGGCGTCCTGCACCTTATCCGGCCGGAAGCCACAGTTACCGAAGAATTATGGACCACCACGTTGTCCGGCTTCGTGGCCACAGCGGTCCGGTTTACCTTGCTGAGGCACTGGATTTTCCGGCGCGCACGGCACATGTAG